In a genomic window of Anaerohalosphaeraceae bacterium:
- a CDS encoding TonB-dependent receptor, whose product MVKQTACGALVWLLVLAVGQPAQAAEGIGSIRGTVYDSDFGMPLGAASVVIAELDASVQTNQDGQFLFPEVAPGTYTLIVSKSGYTRLVRSNVLVQAGQMTDLNVSLTGDFTDIEEFVVEDLQMGAGTEAALLDLRMESPALMDSISADLMSRAGASDAASALRLVAGATVQDGKYAVIRGLPDRYVNSQMNGVRLPTADADKRAVQLDQFPAAAIESIQVSKTFTPDQQGDASGGAVNIVLKGVPNERTLKADYSTSWDYPSAGSRFLGYRGGGVNRWGKDEGERDIQYDRLGMNWTGAVGVSPVDEPRDYKWSLSGGDKFDLADGTRIGGFGSFFYEKDSSYKEGRDDTYWVRSPGQPMTPRQSQIEGWDAFKTSLWDIRESTQSVQWGTLGTAGIELEDHRFSILYLYTRVAEDTATLAENTRGKKNLHRYWPNFFGPEYDNYDPYDPDHPGNSESPDASPYLRSETLEYTERTTRTLQFSGRHTLFDLDLSLGRWLRTLPPEVDWKIAYSSAGMVQPDKRMLGTKWYPLIEGGRVVGQHQPFKPSANFTMGYLQRVWKEITEDSEQYQINLKLPFEQWGGQEGYLKFGFFEDTVTRRYEQESFANFADNLMGPKRPWEFYWSSTFPTENHPITAGQVDVDYKGLQKISAWYYMMDMPLTSQFNLIGGSRVEKTTLEIINEPESQVFWYPKGSYTAVKLNPGDADVSTQQTDVLPSIGFQYRPWDPITLRGSYSETIARQTLKELTPIMQSEYLGGDVFIGNPDLQTSSLKNYDLRLDYTPYAGSLFSLSWFHKKIKNPIEYVQRVTASFDFTTAVNYPEGQMSGYELEIRQDLARFWENLQGVSVGGNATLIDSEVTLPSDEAERFNHPNVRAPMTKRDMTNAPKYLYNLYLTYDVPEVKTQLALFYTVRGDTLVAGASPGAGQTRVLIPSLYETEYGTLNFSLTQPLGSIWKLKFQAKNLLDPEIKTVYRSKYIGEDVTKSSYRKGMEFSLSLSASF is encoded by the coding sequence ATGGTAAAACAGACGGCGTGCGGGGCTCTGGTCTGGCTGCTGGTGCTGGCTGTAGGACAGCCGGCTCAGGCTGCTGAGGGCATCGGGAGCATTCGCGGAACGGTCTATGACAGCGATTTCGGGATGCCCCTCGGGGCGGCCTCGGTTGTGATTGCAGAGCTCGACGCTTCCGTCCAGACCAATCAGGACGGCCAGTTTCTGTTTCCGGAAGTGGCGCCCGGAACCTATACCCTGATTGTTTCCAAATCCGGTTATACCCGTCTGGTTCGCTCTAACGTGCTGGTGCAGGCCGGCCAGATGACCGACCTGAATGTATCATTAACGGGCGATTTCACGGATATTGAAGAGTTTGTGGTGGAAGACCTGCAGATGGGGGCGGGCACAGAAGCGGCGCTGCTGGACCTGCGGATGGAAAGTCCGGCTCTGATGGATTCCATCAGCGCCGATTTGATGAGCCGGGCCGGCGCCTCGGATGCGGCCAGCGCCCTGCGTCTGGTTGCCGGAGCCACCGTTCAGGATGGGAAATACGCCGTCATTCGCGGTCTTCCCGACCGATACGTCAATTCCCAGATGAACGGCGTGCGTCTGCCCACGGCCGACGCCGACAAACGAGCCGTCCAACTGGACCAGTTTCCGGCCGCCGCCATCGAGAGCATCCAGGTCAGCAAGACCTTTACGCCCGACCAGCAGGGCGATGCCTCCGGAGGAGCGGTCAATATTGTTCTGAAGGGAGTGCCCAATGAACGAACGCTCAAGGCCGATTATTCAACCAGCTGGGATTATCCTTCTGCCGGAAGCCGCTTTTTAGGGTATCGAGGCGGTGGCGTCAACCGGTGGGGCAAAGATGAAGGAGAACGGGATATTCAGTATGACCGACTGGGAATGAACTGGACCGGGGCGGTCGGCGTCAGTCCCGTGGACGAACCGCGCGATTACAAATGGTCTCTGTCCGGCGGGGATAAGTTTGATTTGGCCGACGGAACCCGAATCGGGGGATTCGGCAGCTTCTTCTACGAAAAGGACAGCTCCTATAAGGAGGGACGGGATGATACCTACTGGGTCCGCAGTCCCGGTCAGCCGATGACGCCGCGTCAGTCGCAAATTGAGGGATGGGATGCCTTTAAGACCTCGCTCTGGGACATTCGGGAAAGCACTCAATCTGTTCAGTGGGGCACCTTAGGCACGGCCGGCATTGAGCTGGAAGATCACCGGTTTTCTATTTTGTATCTTTATACACGGGTTGCCGAAGACACCGCCACGCTGGCCGAAAATACACGGGGCAAGAAAAATCTGCATCGATACTGGCCGAACTTTTTCGGGCCTGAATATGACAATTATGACCCGTATGACCCGGACCATCCCGGCAACTCCGAATCACCGGATGCTTCCCCGTATCTGCGTTCGGAAACACTCGAATATACCGAACGGACTACCCGCACCCTTCAGTTCAGCGGGCGTCATACATTGTTTGATTTGGACCTGAGTCTGGGCCGCTGGCTGCGGACTCTGCCGCCGGAGGTGGACTGGAAAATCGCCTACAGCTCCGCCGGGATGGTTCAGCCCGACAAGCGGATGCTCGGCACCAAATGGTATCCGCTGATTGAAGGCGGCCGAGTGGTTGGACAGCATCAGCCCTTTAAACCCTCCGCCAACTTTACGATGGGCTATCTCCAGAGAGTCTGGAAAGAGATTACGGAAGACAGCGAGCAATATCAGATTAATCTGAAACTTCCGTTTGAACAGTGGGGCGGTCAGGAAGGATATCTGAAATTCGGGTTCTTTGAAGACACCGTTACCCGTCGGTACGAGCAGGAGTCGTTTGCGAATTTTGCCGACAATCTAATGGGCCCCAAAAGGCCGTGGGAGTTCTATTGGAGCAGTACATTTCCGACCGAAAATCACCCCATTACGGCCGGACAGGTTGATGTGGACTATAAAGGTCTGCAAAAAATCTCTGCCTGGTATTATATGATGGATATGCCCCTGACTTCCCAGTTTAACCTGATTGGCGGCAGCCGAGTCGAAAAAACCACCCTCGAAATCATCAATGAGCCGGAATCCCAGGTTTTCTGGTATCCCAAAGGTTCGTACACTGCCGTAAAACTCAACCCCGGTGATGCGGATGTCTCGACGCAGCAGACCGATGTCCTGCCTTCTATCGGATTTCAGTATCGTCCGTGGGACCCGATTACGCTTCGCGGCTCCTACAGCGAAACCATCGCCCGCCAGACCCTCAAAGAATTGACCCCGATTATGCAGAGTGAATACTTAGGCGGCGATGTCTTTATCGGGAATCCGGACCTGCAGACCAGCTCCCTGAAAAACTATGACCTGCGGCTGGATTATACCCCGTATGCGGGCAGTCTCTTTTCCCTCTCCTGGTTTCATAAAAAAATCAAGAACCCCATCGAGTACGTTCAGCGGGTCACTGCCTCTTTTGACTTCACGACCGCTGTCAATTATCCCGAAGGCCAAATGAGCGGCTATGAACTGGAAATTCGTCAGGACCTGGCTCGTTTTTGGGAGAATCTGCAGGGGGTTTCTGTCGGAGGCAACGCCACCCTGATTGATTCTGAGGTAACTCTTCCATCCGATGAGGCCGAGCGATTCAATCATCCCAATGTTCGTGCGCCGATGACCAAGCGAGATATGACTAACGCTCCCAAGTATCTGTATAATCTTTACCTGACCTACGACGTACCTGAAGTCAAAACGCAGCTGGCCCTGTTTTATACGGTGCGAGGCGATACCCTCGTGGCTGGTGCCAGTCCGGGTGCCGGTCAGACCCGCGTGCTGATTCCCAGTCTCTATGAAACCGAGTACGGCACGCTCAATTTCAGTCTGACCCAGCCCCTCGGGTCTATCTGGAAACTGAAGTTTCAGGCCAAGAACCTGCTCGACCCGGAAATCAAAACCGTGTACCGCTCCAAATATATCGGAGAGGATGTAACCAAAAGCTCGTATCGGAAGGGAATGGAGTTTTCCCTGAGTCTAAGCGCATCTTTTTAG
- the hisH gene encoding imidazole glycerol phosphate synthase subunit HisH: protein MLVIIDYGVGNVRSVINAFRYIGAPIEVSCKPADIRRARGLILPGVGASGYAMQNVAPIAEVIQEQAAAGKPLLGICVGYQILFEETYEMGVHRCLGLIRGKVVPIPKNLGLTIPHMGWNYVEIPEGMALLEEMRPGRHFAFAHSFYAEISDPETLIASTQYGIKIPAAVQKKNIFGCQFHPEKSAADGLRFLKNFVRFCEKQTVC, encoded by the coding sequence ATGCTGGTGATTATTGATTACGGTGTGGGGAATGTGCGGAGTGTCATTAATGCATTCCGGTACATTGGGGCCCCGATTGAGGTTTCGTGCAAACCGGCCGACATCCGCCGGGCCCGCGGGCTGATTCTGCCCGGGGTCGGGGCCAGCGGCTATGCGATGCAGAATGTCGCCCCCATTGCCGAGGTCATTCAAGAACAAGCCGCAGCCGGCAAGCCCCTGCTGGGCATCTGCGTGGGCTATCAAATCCTGTTTGAGGAAACCTATGAGATGGGCGTGCATCGGTGCCTGGGACTTATCCGCGGCAAGGTGGTGCCGATTCCCAAAAATCTGGGGCTGACGATTCCGCATATGGGGTGGAATTATGTGGAAATCCCGGAAGGGATGGCCCTGCTGGAGGAGATGCGGCCGGGAAGGCATTTTGCATTCGCACATTCGTTCTATGCAGAGATTTCCGACCCGGAAACCCTGATTGCCTCCACACAATATGGAATCAAAATCCCCGCCGCCGTGCAGAAAAAAAACATCTTCGGCTGTCAGTTTCATCCGGAAAAAAGTGCGGCCGACGGGCTGCGGTTTTTGAAAAACTTTGTACGGTTCTGTGAGAAGCAGACGGTATGCTGA
- the hisF gene encoding imidazole glycerol phosphate synthase subunit HisF, which produces MLTKRIIPCLDVKDNRVVKGVNFVNLRDAGDPVELGARYSEEGADELVFLDITATIRSRKTIVEMVEKVAERVFIPFTVGGGISSADEIGLLLRSGADKCSINTAAVRNPHLISEAAYRFGSQCVVLAIDARRTPGQTNRWHVCVKAGSEPTELDAVEWAVRAQELGAGEILLTSMDADGTQAGYDVALTRAIAEAVEIPVIASGGAGTLESMAEVIEAGRADAVLAASIFHYGTYSIRQVKDYLAQRGIPIRPV; this is translated from the coding sequence ATGCTGACCAAACGAATCATCCCCTGTCTGGATGTCAAAGACAACCGGGTTGTCAAAGGGGTGAACTTTGTCAATCTGCGGGATGCAGGCGACCCGGTGGAACTGGGGGCCCGCTACAGCGAAGAAGGGGCGGATGAGCTGGTCTTTCTGGATATTACGGCGACGATTCGCTCTCGCAAAACTATCGTGGAGATGGTGGAAAAGGTGGCCGAGCGGGTGTTTATTCCTTTTACGGTCGGCGGCGGAATCTCCAGTGCCGATGAAATCGGGCTCCTGCTGCGAAGCGGTGCGGACAAATGCTCCATCAATACGGCGGCGGTGCGCAATCCCCACTTGATTTCAGAAGCGGCGTACCGGTTCGGCAGCCAGTGCGTCGTGCTGGCGATTGACGCCCGACGCACTCCCGGGCAAACAAACCGCTGGCATGTGTGTGTCAAGGCCGGTTCGGAGCCGACAGAGTTGGATGCGGTGGAATGGGCCGTACGGGCTCAGGAGCTGGGGGCGGGAGAAATCCTGCTGACCAGCATGGACGCCGACGGCACGCAGGCGGGATATGATGTGGCCCTGACACGGGCGATTGCAGAGGCGGTGGAAATTCCGGTGATTGCCTCCGGCGGGGCCGGCACACTCGAAAGCATGGCGGAGGTGATTGAAGCAGGCCGAGCCGATGCCGTCCTGGCTGCCTCAATTTTCCATTACGGAACCTATTCCATCCGACAGGTGAAAGACTATCTGGCCCAACGGGGGATTCCCATCCGGCCGGTCTGA
- a CDS encoding KamA family radical SAM protein yields the protein MNTGNIRYCTDIRQISALTEKEKALLGPVVERFPFRSNDYYLSLIDWNDPADPIRRIIVPSADELEPWGRPDPSDESAYTVMQGVEHKYNTTVLLLVSEVCDGICRYCFRKRLFARQKQEVLRDLPAALDYIRSHTEITNVLLTGGDPFVLSTRRLEQIIAPLRQIPHVQIIRIGTRIPVFNPFRILDDNELITLIEKHSLPDRKIYIMTHFCHPRELTPEALEAAHRLQKAGAVLCNQCPLIRGVNDNPQTLALLMRKCSFAGIVPYYLFQCRPALGNHAYTVPIEEGYDILRQAKSMVSGLAKRLRFVMSHSTGKLEIIAKTEEYTYFKYHRAADDADSSRVLVCRSNPKACWLDDYEEVIRDYPPERPYHFYGPE from the coding sequence ATGAATACAGGAAACATCCGATACTGCACAGACATCCGGCAGATTTCCGCTCTGACAGAAAAGGAAAAAGCTCTCCTGGGACCGGTGGTCGAGCGTTTTCCTTTCCGGTCCAATGACTACTATCTTTCCCTGATTGACTGGAATGACCCGGCCGACCCCATTCGACGGATTATTGTGCCCAGTGCCGATGAACTGGAGCCGTGGGGCCGGCCTGACCCGTCCGATGAAAGCGCCTATACGGTGATGCAGGGCGTCGAACACAAATACAACACGACGGTGCTCCTGCTGGTCAGCGAGGTCTGCGACGGCATCTGCCGCTACTGTTTCCGCAAGCGGCTTTTTGCCCGCCAAAAGCAGGAGGTTCTTCGCGATTTGCCGGCCGCTCTCGATTATATCCGTTCTCACACCGAGATTACCAATGTGCTGCTGACCGGCGGCGACCCGTTCGTCCTGTCCACACGCAGGCTGGAACAGATTATCGCTCCGCTGCGACAGATTCCCCATGTGCAGATTATCCGCATCGGAACGCGCATCCCCGTTTTCAATCCGTTTCGAATTCTGGATGATAACGAGCTGATCACGCTGATTGAAAAGCATTCGCTGCCGGACAGGAAAATCTACATCATGACTCATTTCTGTCATCCGCGCGAATTAACCCCGGAGGCCCTCGAGGCCGCTCATCGTCTCCAGAAGGCCGGGGCCGTTCTGTGCAACCAGTGTCCGCTGATTCGCGGCGTCAATGACAACCCCCAAACTCTGGCTCTTCTGATGCGGAAGTGTTCCTTTGCGGGGATTGTGCCGTATTATCTGTTCCAGTGCCGACCTGCTCTGGGCAATCACGCCTACACCGTGCCGATTGAAGAGGGCTACGACATTCTTCGTCAGGCCAAGTCGATGGTTTCCGGCCTGGCCAAACGGCTTCGCTTTGTGATGTCCCATTCAACCGGCAAGCTTGAAATTATTGCCAAAACGGAAGAATACACCTATTTCAAATATCATCGGGCGGCCGATGACGCCGACAGCAGCCGCGTGCTGGTCTGCCGTTCCAATCCAAAAGCCTGCTGGCTGGATGACTATGAAGAAGTCATTCGCGATTACCCGCCGGAGCGTCCGTATCATTTCTACGGGCCGGAGTAA
- a CDS encoding MraY family glycosyltransferase: MRWMDGFLIFVVSLAAGLAATWLSRRLALRFNIVDRPDNTVKTHGRPIAYLGGLGIWVGFAVGMFSLFAGEQFAGLVWFLAASVLICLVGLADDIFALSPSRKIAGQILTAALAVFFLNSHLKGVFPQLSAPAAAVLSFGLLVFFVLGASNSVNLLDGLDGLCGGVTFLICIGFFLLASMSRSAFSSFQQTLALSLAAACAGFLVLNYPPASIFMGDAGSLLIGFLLACQMILFLLQGPAVFLASLFIFGLPILDTSVAILRRFLNKKPLFVSDRGHIYDQLVDRGFTKTQSVWACYLLTVLFSAVGLLGFRLGLGPALPLYFLTLLITFLVIWKKDFLKKV, translated from the coding sequence ATGCGCTGGATGGATGGGTTTTTGATTTTCGTTGTGAGTTTGGCTGCTGGGCTGGCCGCCACGTGGCTGAGCCGGCGGCTGGCCCTTCGATTCAATATTGTGGACCGGCCGGACAATACCGTCAAAACGCACGGCCGGCCGATTGCTTATCTCGGCGGGCTGGGCATCTGGGTCGGGTTTGCCGTCGGAATGTTTTCGCTTTTTGCAGGGGAACAATTTGCCGGCCTTGTGTGGTTTCTGGCTGCTTCCGTCCTGATTTGTCTGGTCGGTCTGGCGGATGACATCTTTGCCTTGTCGCCGTCCCGCAAAATCGCCGGACAGATTTTGACGGCGGCCCTGGCTGTATTTTTCCTGAACTCTCATTTAAAGGGTGTTTTTCCGCAGCTGTCGGCCCCTGCTGCAGCGGTGCTTTCATTCGGCCTGCTTGTCTTTTTTGTTCTCGGGGCCTCCAACTCCGTCAATCTGCTCGATGGGCTGGACGGCCTGTGCGGAGGGGTGACATTTTTGATTTGCATCGGATTTTTTCTGCTGGCGTCGATGAGCCGCTCGGCCTTCAGTTCGTTTCAGCAGACGCTCGCATTGTCTCTGGCCGCCGCCTGTGCCGGGTTTTTGGTGTTGAATTATCCGCCCGCTTCGATTTTTATGGGCGATGCCGGCTCGCTTCTGATTGGGTTTCTGCTGGCCTGTCAGATGATTCTGTTTCTGCTGCAGGGCCCGGCGGTTTTTCTGGCATCCCTGTTTATTTTTGGTCTGCCGATTTTAGATACGTCGGTGGCCATTCTCCGCCGGTTCCTGAACAAAAAGCCGCTCTTTGTTTCAGACCGAGGGCATATTTACGACCAGCTGGTCGATCGGGGCTTTACAAAAACCCAATCCGTCTGGGCGTGTTATCTCCTGACGGTTCTGTTTTCCGCCGTCGGTCTGCTCGGCTTTCGGCTCGGTCTTGGCCCGGCCCTTCCACTTTACTTTCTCACTCTTCTCATCACCTTCCTTGTCATCTGGAAAAAAGACTTTCTCAAAAAAGTCTGA
- a CDS encoding GNAT family N-acetyltransferase — MTDEQGIQIVPMKAEHAREVARLHIEGIHQGFISSLGEEFVTALYETLAESAESFGYVAIADGRVVGFASFTTNLRKVYHSVLRRRGLKFVGLLLRKVFSFSVLRRILETLLYPRRIGRLRLPDAELLSIGVAADCRGQKLGNRLIERGFQECAARGIERVKVLVADFNEPANRLYRKTGFRLATQIVNHGVVSNVYVAPVRPVVSEEQRLVFRSMQLSDVDQVVTIHRFCFPPSVSLFSVLNPQVARHLYAQYVEEPDSLAVVLFDTATGLVAGYAAGTLRPGFQKRFFRRHWFLVGWHLFWALVSQPSLLSRLVRSMGRRELFEEYRRHPERFENTPPAGPVGYFMPIALHPDYRGGGNAVRLARALMDEFFKRGVVRIRGNKIDINNLASRRLFVEKLGWNSIVLENESVAVWVDRPAAEELQQQTITPPAPLSFSAQMPAAFITYGWCRSSYAVLFSLGQKGIKVHVGDASPLAMCRFSRYSRSFERLPDFFLEPERYIDALLGALERTEAEVLLPCHEDIGLVSRFRDRFPSHIRIAVPDWQTYQTAEDKLELMRRAADFGVPVPQTRPIQSEQELEKAVRDFTWPVILKTRIGNSAKGVTVPRSWEELKRQFRYLIDTYELEQDRWPFLQEYLPGRAAGVCALYDRGRPLAFFAEEYLRCKEPNRFGTSTMRKTLEAPVLVDFAQKVLGGLGWHGLAHLDFIQDAAGTWRLIELNPRPWGAMALALYAGVDFPWLWYRLAKGDELSFADVKPQSLFCRWILGDFFAFVELLKRGRFSEAGRVFLPCRNCRHDDFLLADPLPFVFQHLDYFVKFIKSGGSLNPATKNMVR; from the coding sequence ATGACGGACGAACAAGGAATACAGATTGTGCCGATGAAGGCCGAGCATGCCCGGGAAGTGGCACGCCTTCATATTGAAGGAATTCATCAGGGCTTTATCAGTTCACTGGGGGAGGAATTTGTCACGGCGCTGTACGAAACCCTGGCGGAAAGTGCCGAGAGTTTCGGATATGTAGCCATTGCGGACGGCAGGGTTGTAGGGTTCGCTTCGTTTACAACCAATTTAAGAAAAGTTTATCATTCCGTGCTTCGCCGGCGCGGGCTGAAATTTGTCGGCCTTCTGCTTCGAAAAGTTTTCTCTTTTTCGGTGCTTCGCCGGATTCTCGAAACGCTGCTGTATCCCCGCCGAATCGGCCGCCTTCGCCTTCCGGATGCAGAGCTGCTTTCCATCGGGGTGGCCGCAGACTGCCGCGGACAAAAACTGGGCAATCGTCTGATTGAGCGCGGATTTCAGGAATGCGCGGCACGGGGGATTGAGCGGGTCAAAGTGCTGGTGGCGGATTTCAATGAACCGGCGAATCGTCTTTACCGGAAAACCGGCTTTCGCCTGGCGACTCAGATTGTCAACCACGGTGTTGTCAGCAATGTTTATGTGGCGCCTGTCCGTCCGGTTGTTTCCGAGGAACAGAGGCTGGTCTTCCGTTCCATGCAGCTGTCTGATGTGGACCAGGTGGTTACAATTCATCGGTTTTGTTTTCCGCCTTCCGTGTCGCTGTTTTCTGTTTTAAACCCGCAGGTTGCCCGGCATCTGTATGCGCAGTATGTCGAGGAGCCGGACAGCCTGGCGGTGGTGCTGTTTGATACGGCGACGGGGCTTGTGGCCGGATATGCCGCCGGAACACTCCGTCCGGGCTTCCAGAAGCGGTTTTTCAGACGGCACTGGTTTTTGGTCGGCTGGCATCTTTTCTGGGCTTTGGTTTCTCAGCCCTCTCTGCTTTCTCGATTGGTTCGCTCGATGGGCCGTCGGGAGCTGTTCGAAGAATACCGCCGGCATCCTGAACGGTTTGAGAATACGCCGCCCGCCGGTCCGGTGGGGTATTTTATGCCGATCGCACTGCATCCGGATTATCGGGGCGGAGGCAACGCCGTTCGTCTGGCTCGGGCGTTGATGGATGAATTCTTCAAACGGGGAGTGGTCCGAATCCGCGGCAACAAAATCGACATAAACAACCTTGCCAGCCGCAGACTGTTTGTGGAAAAACTCGGCTGGAATTCCATTGTTCTTGAAAATGAATCGGTCGCCGTCTGGGTTGACAGACCGGCGGCGGAGGAACTCCAACAGCAGACGATTACTCCGCCCGCGCCGCTTTCTTTTTCCGCTCAGATGCCGGCGGCATTTATTACTTACGGCTGGTGCCGTTCCTCTTATGCGGTCCTTTTTTCGTTGGGACAAAAAGGCATAAAGGTCCACGTCGGAGACGCTTCTCCTTTGGCCATGTGCCGTTTTTCCCGGTACAGCCGTTCGTTTGAGCGCCTGCCGGATTTCTTTCTGGAACCCGAACGCTATATCGACGCCCTTCTGGGGGCTCTTGAGCGGACAGAGGCGGAAGTCCTTCTGCCCTGTCACGAAGACATTGGGCTGGTCAGCCGCTTTCGAGACCGGTTTCCCAGCCATATTCGGATTGCCGTGCCGGACTGGCAAACCTATCAAACGGCGGAGGACAAGCTGGAGCTGATGCGGCGGGCTGCAGACTTTGGCGTACCGGTCCCGCAAACCCGCCCCATTCAGTCGGAACAAGAACTGGAGAAGGCCGTACGAGATTTTACCTGGCCGGTGATTCTCAAAACCCGTATCGGCAACAGTGCCAAGGGGGTAACCGTTCCGCGCAGTTGGGAGGAGCTGAAACGGCAGTTTCGATATCTGATTGATACGTATGAACTCGAACAGGACCGCTGGCCGTTTTTGCAGGAGTATCTGCCCGGAAGGGCGGCCGGTGTCTGTGCCCTCTATGACCGCGGCAGACCGCTAGCCTTTTTTGCGGAAGAATATCTTCGCTGCAAGGAACCGAATCGATTCGGGACCTCGACGATGAGAAAAACACTCGAGGCCCCGGTTCTTGTGGACTTTGCTCAAAAAGTTCTCGGCGGTTTGGGATGGCACGGCCTGGCTCACCTGGATTTTATCCAGGATGCAGCGGGAACCTGGCGGCTGATTGAACTGAATCCTCGTCCGTGGGGGGCGATGGCGCTGGCGCTGTACGCCGGTGTGGATTTCCCCTGGCTGTGGTATCGTCTGGCCAAGGGGGATGAACTATCCTTTGCGGATGTCAAACCGCAGTCCCTTTTCTGCCGGTGGATTTTGGGGGATTTTTTTGCGTTTGTGGAACTGCTTAAAAGAGGGCGTTTTTCGGAGGCCGGGCGGGTCTTTCTGCCTTGCCGAAACTGCCGCCACGATGATTTTCTGCTGGCGGACCCGCTTCCGTTTGTTTTTCAGCATCTGGATTATTTTGTAAAGTTCATCAAATCGGGCGGCAGTTTGAATCCCGCCACGAAAAATATGGTTCGTTAA
- a CDS encoding acetyl-CoA acetyltransferase: MSGQNVYLLGGYQTDFARNWARENKHISAMMREAYEGSLAVTRIEPRDIQAAFIGNFAAELYCMQGHLGAFFVDFDPAFRGLPTCRFEGACASSALAALSAMAHIQAGLYDCIAVVGVEQMKTVSPAKGGDYLGTAAWYERESAGIEFPFPKLFGKLGDVYEARYGLDNRHLARIAAINYANAKRNPNAQTRDWFMNYDHACRTGQYNTAIVGRIKVTDCSQVTDGAVCIYLASEHFAAAYARRLGKPLEALPRILGWGHTTAPMEFAAKVAESEGQPYVLPWTRKAITDAYRRAGLKDCWDLDAIETHDCFTTSEYMAIDHFGLTEPGQSWKAIEEGVIEMGGRLPINPSGGLIGCGHPVGATGARQLLDAYKQVTETAGDYQVPGARRVATLNIGGSATTNVVFIIGR; the protein is encoded by the coding sequence ATGAGCGGACAAAACGTTTACCTTCTGGGCGGTTATCAGACCGATTTTGCCCGCAACTGGGCACGGGAAAACAAGCACATCAGCGCGATGATGCGGGAGGCGTACGAGGGCTCGCTGGCCGTGACCCGCATCGAGCCGCGGGATATTCAGGCGGCCTTTATCGGCAACTTCGCCGCGGAACTGTACTGTATGCAGGGGCATTTGGGGGCCTTTTTTGTCGATTTCGACCCGGCCTTTCGCGGGCTGCCGACCTGCCGATTTGAAGGGGCCTGTGCCTCCAGTGCTCTGGCGGCCCTGTCGGCAATGGCTCACATCCAGGCGGGCCTGTATGACTGCATTGCCGTCGTCGGAGTGGAACAGATGAAGACCGTCTCGCCGGCCAAGGGCGGCGACTATCTGGGGACGGCGGCCTGGTACGAGCGGGAATCGGCCGGCATTGAGTTTCCCTTCCCCAAACTGTTCGGAAAACTCGGCGATGTGTATGAGGCCCGCTATGGTCTGGACAATCGGCATCTGGCCCGGATTGCCGCGATTAACTATGCCAACGCCAAACGCAATCCGAATGCTCAGACCCGCGACTGGTTTATGAATTATGACCATGCCTGCCGAACAGGGCAGTACAATACCGCCATCGTCGGGCGAATCAAAGTGACGGACTGTTCCCAGGTGACCGACGGGGCTGTTTGCATCTATTTGGCCTCGGAGCATTTTGCCGCCGCGTATGCCCGCCGACTGGGCAAACCCCTGGAGGCGCTGCCGCGGATTTTGGGCTGGGGCCATACGACGGCCCCGATGGAGTTTGCCGCCAAAGTCGCCGAATCCGAGGGGCAGCCCTATGTCCTGCCCTGGACCCGCAAGGCGATTACGGATGCCTACCGGCGGGCCGGACTGAAGGACTGCTGGGATTTGGATGCCATTGAGACGCACGACTGCTTTACAACGTCTGAGTATATGGCGATTGACCACTTTGGACTGACGGAGCCGGGGCAGTCCTGGAAGGCGATTGAGGAGGGGGTCATAGAAATGGGCGGGCGGCTGCCGATTAATCCGTCCGGCGGGCTCATCGGCTGCGGCCATCCCGTCGGGGCCACCGGCGCCCGCCAGCTGCTGGATGCCTATAAACAGGTGACCGAAACCGCCGGCGATTATCAGGTGCCCGGCGCCCGCCGCGTTGCCACGCTGAATATCGGCGGCTCCGCGACGACCAACGTTGTGTTTATCATCGGACGATGA
- a CDS encoding four helix bundle protein — translation MKDYRKIHAWHRSHKLVLQVYELTETFPAKEMYGLCSQLRRSAVSIPTNIAEGCGRTTGTELTRFVDISLGSLNEVEYLLFFEHRTQVCRGKGLFADFCGSCGNQKNAYSFCTDYSQEQRVANCQRAVESLAGIRLLDTGI, via the coding sequence ATGAAAGATTATCGGAAAATTCACGCTTGGCATCGTTCTCATAAACTGGTTTTGCAGGTTTATGAATTGACAGAAACATTTCCTGCAAAAGAAATGTATGGACTGTGTTCGCAGCTGAGACGCTCTGCTGTTTCGATTCCGACGAATATTGCAGAAGGCTGCGGGCGGACTACCGGAACGGAGTTGACGCGATTCGTGGATATTTCGCTGGGCTCTCTGAATGAAGTGGAATATCTTCTTTTTTTTGAGCACAGAACTCAAGTATGTAGAGGAAAAGGACTTTTTGCAGATTTCTGCGGAAGTTGCGGAAATCAGAAAAATGCTTACAGCTTTTGCACGGACTATTCGCAAGAGCAGCGAGTAGCAAATTGTCAAAGAGCGGTCGAATCCCTTGCTGGAATCCGGCTGCTGGATACTGGAATCTGA